The genomic stretch TGAGAAATGAAAGCTCATATAATTGAACTAGATGGTTTTGGGAGGCATTTATTCAAAATGTATTGCCAAAGATTACGGCAATTACGAAAGGCACACAAATTAACAATGGAACAGTTAGCTGAGAAAATTGGAATTGCAAAATCAAGTTACGGCGGGTATGAAGCTGAAAGCAAAAAACCACCATTGGACAAGTTGGTTATTTTAGCTAGACTATATGATGTTTCAGTTGATTACATACTTGGATTAACAGATGATCCTGATCCTAAAGTGGAAAGAAAAAATCTAAAAGAGTTTTTAGAAAAACCAGATATTCACTGGGATGGATATAAACTTACCCCTGAGATATTAGATCCTATACGGAAAATTTTGAAGTTGGTTACTGCAAACAACAATTAAAAAAGCCCTCATAAGGGCTTTTGCATAAAACAATTATTTCATTGAATTTTCTGGACTCATTTCAAGAAGTTTATTCATGATGATAGCTAAACTTTCACCAGCTTTTTGTAGCTTCTCACCTGCTTTTATCAGAGTAATTAAAGCACTTAAAAAGTCCACTAAGCTATTTTGATTTATTGCAACTGTTTCTTTATAAGCTTTGTAAGCTTCTTCAAACTGATCAAATTGCA from Bacillus subtilis subsp. subtilis str. 168 encodes the following:
- the yobD gene encoding transcriptional regulator (phage-related, Xre family); putative defective prophage 6 (Evidence 1a: Function from experimental evidences in the studied strain; PubMedId: 10376821; Product type h: extrachromosomal origin) yields the protein MYCQRLRQLRKAHKLTMEQLAEKIGIAKSSYGGYEAESKKPPLDKLVILARLYDVSVDYILGLTDDPDPKVERKNLKEFLEKPDIHWDGYKLTPEILDPIRKILKLVTANNN
- the yozH gene encoding hypothetical protein; putative defective prophage 6 (Evidence 5: Unknown function): MNDLLFAAGNLHIGLGHDYLKCIALLINVKRFFSLTESYGNISDKLAVVAMKGVQFDQFEEAYKAYKETVAINQNSLVDFLSALITLIKAGEKLQKAGESLAIIMNKLLEMSPENSMK